One genomic window of Gossypium hirsutum isolate 1008001.06 chromosome D11, Gossypium_hirsutum_v2.1, whole genome shotgun sequence includes the following:
- the LOC107935702 gene encoding TMV resistance protein N: protein MSSLLSTSSSTPRKKYDVFLSFRGEDTRKNFADHLYDALKRSGIITFRDDPKLEAGEEIAPELFKAIQQSWCSVIIFSESYAFSGWCLEELAEIVQQKIVNGHKVFPIFYDVDPSDLRKQKEKVEEAFAKHEERYKEDKDKIQKWRNALTQVANIKGWHLHNRHESAFIGDIVKKISAKLCQTYPIVHDELVGISLHLGELYSKINIGEDDVRIIGICGMGGIGKTTLARVVYTQMSPYFEGKSFLADIREVSNKCGLVSLQKQLLSQILPDECFNFFNVYEGNAIISHRLFSKKVLVVLDDVDNIQHLKCLVGRQDWFSLGSRIIVTTRDEHLLRSYRIDDVYKPTTLNPNDALRLFNLKAFDNDTMLKDDFSELSEHVVNYTGGLPLALEVLGSFLCGRNLAQWRSAIERLKRDSNKEILDTLRISFDGLEEREKNIFLDIAWFFNGEKKDLVMKVLDGCEFFSDIGIDVLIKKSLIKVDDNNQYLWMHALLQEMGRKIVEEKCVDEPGKRCRLWNERDVHHVLTKNTATEVIEGMIIDNKR, encoded by the exons ATGTCATCGTTACTTTCGACTTCCTCATCCACTCCCAGAAAGAAATACGATGTTTTCTTGAGTTTTAGAGGTGAAGATACCCGCAAGAACTTCGCGGATCATCTCTACGATGCTCTAAAGAGGAGTGGTATCATCACTTTTAGGGATGATCCAAAGCTGGAGGCCGGCGAAGAGATCGCACCGGAACTCTTCAAAGCGATCCAGCAGTCGTGGTGCTCGGTAATCATTTTTTCGGAATCATATGCCTTTTCAGGATGGTGCTTGGAGGAACTTGCTGAGATTGTTCAACAAAAAATTGTTAACGGACATAAAGTATTTCCAATTTTCTACGATGTGGATCCATCcgatttaagaaaacaaaaagaaaaagttgaagaagCCTTCGCCAAACACGAAGAAAGATACAAGGAAGATAAAGACAAGATCCAAAAGTGGCGAAATGCTTTGACTCAAGTAGCTAACATCAAAGGATGGCATTTACATAATAG GCACGAATCAGCGTTTATCGGAGACATTGTTAAGAAGATATCAGCAAAATTATGTCAGACATATCCAATTGTCCATGACGAGTTGGTTGGAATTAGCTTACATTTGGGGGAGTTGTATTCGAAAATAAACATTGGGGAAGACGATGTCCGCATTATTGGAATTTGCGGAATGGGTGGCATCGGTAAAACAACTCTTGCAAGGGTTGTTTACACTCAAATGTCGCCTTATTTTGAAGGTAAAAGCTTTCTTGCTGATATTCGAGAAGTTTCAAATAAATGTGGACTTGTCTCTTTACAGAAACAACTTCTTTCTCAAATCTTGCCAGATGAATGCTTCAACTTTTTCAATGTTTATGAAGGGAATGCCATAATTAGCCATAGGTTGTTTAGCAAAAAGGTTCTTGTTGTTCTTGATGATGTTGATAATATACAACACTTGAAATGCTTAGTTGGAAGGCAAGATTGGTTCAGTTTAGGGAGTAGGATCATCGTAACAACCAGAGATGAACATTTGCTCAGATCTTATCGAATCGATGATGTGTATAAACCTACAACATTGAATCCCAACGATGCACTTAGGCTTTTCAATTTGAAAGCTTTTGACAATGACACAATGCTGAAAGATGATTTCAGTGAGCTTTCTGAACATGTTGTAAATTACACTGGTGGTCTCCCCTTAGCTCTTGAAGTCTTGGGTTCTTTTTTGTGTGGTAGAAATTTAGCTCAGTGGAGAAGTGCAATCGAAAGACTTAAACGAGATTCCAACAAAGAAATTCTTGACACACTAAGAATCAGCTTTGATGGATTGGAAGAAAGGGAGAagaatatatttttagatatagcATGGTTTTTCAATGGGGAGAAGAAAGATTTGGTAATGAAAGTATTGGATGGTTGTGAGTTTTTCTCAGATATTGGAATTGATGTTCTCATTAAGAAATCTCTCATAAAAGTCGATGATAACAACCAATATTTGTGGATGCATGCCTTGTTGCAAGAAATGGGAAGAAAAATTGTCGAAGAAAAATGTGTTGATGAACCTGGAAAACGTTGTAGATTGTGGAACGAAAGAGATGTCCATCATGTCCTAACAAAAAACACG GCTACCGAAGTGATTGAAGGCATGATTATCGACAATAAAAGGTaa
- the LOC107935708 gene encoding disease resistance protein RPV1, with the protein MSSLLSTSSSISRKKYNVFLSFRGEDTRKNFTDHLYDALNRTGIVTFRDDPKLETGEEIAPELFNAIQQSRCSVIVFSETYAFSGWCLEELAEIVKQKNDKGHKVFPIFYHVDPSDLRKQKEKVEEAFAKHEERYKEDKDKIQEWRNALTELANIEGWHLNNRHESEFIRDVVKKISAKLCQTYPVVHDELVGISLHLEELYSKINIGEDDVRIIGICGMGGIGKTTLARVAYTQMLAHFQGKCFLADIREVSNKHGLVSLQKQLLSQIIRMNASIFSMFMKGMP; encoded by the exons ATGTCGTCGTTACTTTCGACTTCCTCATCCATTTCTAGAAAGAAATACAATGTGTTCTTGAGTTTTAGAGGTGAAGATACTCGTAAAAATTTTACGGATCATCTCTACGATGCTCTAAATAGAACTGGGATCGTCACTTTTAGAGATGATCCAAAGTTGGAAACTGGTGAAGAGATCGCACCGGAACTCTTCAACGCAATTCAGCAATCACGGTGCTCGGTAATCGTTTTTTCCGAGACCTATGCCTTTTCAGGTTGGTGCTTGGAGGAGCTTGCGGAGATTGTTAAACAAAAAAATGACAAGGGTCATAAAGTATTTCCAATTTTCTACCATGTTGATCCATCcgatttaagaaaacaaaaagaaaaagttgaagaagCCTTTGCCAAACACGAAGAAAGATACAAGGAAGATAAAGACAAGATCCAAGAGTGGCGAAATGCTTTGACTGAACTGGCTAACATCGAGGGATGGCATTTAAATAATAG GCACGAATCAGAGTTTATTAGAGACGTTGTTAAGAAGATATCAGCAAAATTATGTCAGACATATCCAGTTGTTCATGATGAGTTGGTTGGAATTAGTTTACATTTGGAGGAGTTGTATTCGAAAATAAATATTGGGGAAGACGATGTCCGCATTATCGGAATTTGCGGAATGGGTGGCATCGGTAAAACAACTCTTGCAAGGGTTGCTTACACTCAAATGTTAGCTCATTTTCAAGGTAAATGCTTTCTTGCTGATATTCGAGAAGTTTCAAACAAACATGGACTTGTTTCTTTACAGAAACAACTCCTTTCTCAAATCATTCGGATGAATGCTTCAATTTTTTCAATGTTCATGAAGGGAATGCCATAA
- the LOC107955030 gene encoding disease resistance-like protein DSC1 translates to MKKLRLLKELCLSNCDDLKYLSNELRLLDWKRCPLRSLPSSFQPDNLVALLLPCSCIEQLWKGNRPLYTLKMMNLKGSQNLIKTPDFTTASNLEVLILEGCTKLVDVHPPIGVLKRLKLLDLRDCKTLRSLPTKIGMQSLETLILSGCSSLVRFPQIDGIMGCLKTLDLSGCYRVENLSENLQPAKFLEELDLSETAITEPPSFICQFKNLKVLSFNGRKGPSSKLLPNLPSLFKVIQRGRTHFMAPMLPLFSDIPSDISGLSSLRRLNLKGNNFISIPASIIRLSKLYSIRLSDCKMLKSLPELPTSIEDVWIDGCSSLEVVASPSKVCNLVDSAFISAINCVKLAENINALTLLKKLLKAFANSRKIFDIIMPGSEIPEWFSQQTSDSSIKISLPINLQKDSQWIGVACCCIFVNNDASRDEEYIGCGAYIYCRNSEQASCNGSIFRGRNPRRIDWRSWLLGKRFNQPIIKDHIFLRYWSRDKLYPFSLEDKFGDCETNKLWATDCLDKICDELEVSFVDRFGRRAKVKKCGVRIVYEKDLEELKELQCHSAQSSPNFEHIHQHSAHDDGSVGSTSHIKRKRNVYEEAEEEGRQPKRMQKVFNFIMDQSWKKH, encoded by the exons ATGAAAAAATTGAGATTGCTCAAAGAGCTTTGTCTCTCAAATTGTGATGAtctcaaatatctttctaatgAGCTACGGCTTTTAGATTGGAAAAGATGCCCTTTAAGATCATTGCCTTCAAGCTTTCAACCGGACAACCTTGTTGCACTTCTCTTACCATGCAGTTGCATTGAACAACTATGGAAGGGAAATAGA CCCTTGTATACGTTGAAAATGATGAACCTCAAAGGGTCCCAAAACCTGATCAAGACACCAGACTTCACAACAGCATCAAATCTTGAAGTTTTGATTTTGGAAGGTTGTACCAAATTAGTGGATGTTCATCCACCCATCGGAGTGCTTAAGCGCCTTAAACTTTTGGATTTAAGAGATTGCAAAACTCTTAGGAGTCTTCCGACCAAAATTGGAATGCAATCCCTTGAAACATTAATTCTTTCGGGTTGCTCAAGTCTTGTTAGGTTTCCGCAGATTGATGGGATAATGGGATGTCTAAAAACTCTAGATCTTTCCGGTTGTTATAGAGTTGAAAATTTATCAGAGAATTTGCAGCCAGCAAAGTTTTTGGAAGAGCTCGACTTGAGTGAAACAGCCATAACAGAACCACCATCCTTCATTTgtcaatttaaaaatcttaaagttTTGTCTTTCAATGGGAGAAAGGGACCATCATCTAAGTTACTACCAAACCTGCCTTCTCTTTTCAAGGTAATCCAAAGAGGAAGGACGCATTTCATGGCTCCAATGTTGCCTTTGTTTTCAG ATATTCCTAGTGATATTTCTGGTCTATCCTCTTTGAGACGTCTTAATCTTAAGGGTAACAATTTCATCAGCATACCTGCATCTATTATTCGACTTTCGAAGCTTTATTCTATTAGATTGTCAGATTGCAAGATGCTCAAATCGTTGCCTGAGCTACCAACAAGTATAGAAGATGTGTGGATAGATGGTTGTTCTTCACTTGAAGTAGTTGCAAGTCCATCAAAAGTATGCAATTTAGTGGATTCTGCTTTCATTAGTGCCATTAACTGCGTCAAATTGGCTGAGAATATCAATGCATTAACACTGCTGAAAAAACTTCTTAAG gcaTTTGCAAATTCAAGAAAAATCTTTGATATTATTATGCCCGGAAGTGAAATCCCAGAATGGTTTAGCCAACAAACAAGTGACTCTTCAATTAAAATATCGCTGCCTATCAACCTTCAGAAAGATAGTCAATGGATTGGAGTTGCTTGCTGCTGCATTTTTGTAAATAATGATGCTTCAAGGGATGAGGAATATATCGGTTGTGGAGCATATATCTATTGTAGAAATTCTGAACAAGCCAGCTGTAATGGATCTATTTTTAGAGGTAGAAATCCTCGACGGATTGATTGGAGAAGCTGGTTGTTGGGTAAACGATTTAACCAGCCCATAATAAAAGATCACATTTTTCTTCGTTATTGGTCGCGTGATAAATTATATCCATTTTCCTTGGAGGATAAATTTGGTGACTGTGAAACCAATAAGTTATGGGCAACAGATTGCTTAGATAAAATATGCGATGAGCTTGAGGTGTCTTTCGTAGATCGATTTGGACGCCGTGCTAAGGTGAAGAAGTGTGGTGTTAGAATAGTGTATGAGAAAGATTTggaagaattaaaagagttgcAGTGCCATAGCGCTCAATCTTCTCCAAATTTTGAACACATCCACCAACACTCTGCTCACGACGATGGATCAGTAGGTAGCACTTCTCACATAAAACGAAAACGTAATGTCTACGAGGAAGCGGAGGAAGAAGGGCGGCAACCAAAACGGATGcaaaaagttttcaattttataaTGGACCAGTCGTGGAAGAAGCATTAA